The genomic interval GGACGACGCCCTCTACGGGGGGCACCAGCACCTTCCCGTGCACGTCGACGACGCGGCGGAGGGTGGCGTCGCGCGAGCGCCCCGTGAGGCTACCTTCGCGAAAGTGGTGACCGTGCCGGAAGCGCACGCCGACGTTCCGCTCCGCCTCCACACGCAGCACGCCGGGCATCGCACGGATGGCGCCGAGGTCGTGCACCGGCACGGGCTTCGCGAGGGTCACGAGCAGATCCTCGCGTACGCCGCGGGCGAACTGCACGTCCATGAAGAAGTCGATGACGTCGCTCGAGAAGAGCCCGAGCACGAGCACCGCCATGGCCGTCGAGACGCCGAACGCGGCGAGCAGCATACGGAGGGGTCGGCGGAGCATGTCTCGGAGCACCATGCGCGCGGCCGTCCCGAACGGGCGAAAGAGGCCGAAGCGCTCCGCGAGGGAGGAGCCGTAGACGGGGGGAGAAGGCGGGCTCATGGCCTCGGCGGGCGGCAGCCTGGCGACGCTCCACACGGTGCGGAGGGCTCCGAAGGCGGCCGAGCCGAGGCTCACGAGCACGCCGACGGCGACGAGGTCTCCCTCGAGCCGGAACGCGAGATCGGGGAAGCGGAAGTACGGCCGATACATCTCCGTCCACGACACGCCGACCCAGTGGCCGAGCGGGAGCCCCGACACGATGCCCACGGCGACGATGACCCCCATGAGCTCCAAGTAGTGACGCCCGAGCTCGAGCCCCGTGTACCCCAGGGCCTTGAGCACGGCGATTTGTCCACGCTGGAGCTCGATGAGGCGGGCGAGCACGACGTTCAGCAGGAACGCGGCGACGCCGAGGAAAATCGCGGGGACGATGACCCCCATGCCTCGGAGCTGCGACAGCTCCCCTTGAAGCATCTTGTTCGAGAGCTGCTTCTCCCGAGCGACGGCGCCTCGCCCGCCGTAGGGCGCGAGCACCCGATCGACGTTCGCGAGCACCGTGCGCTCCGAAGCCCCCGGGCGGAGGCGGAGCACGACGTCGTTGAACATGCCCTCTTTGCGGAAGGCCGCCGAGAGCGCGGGCCGGGCCATCCAGAACACACCGAAGCGCTTGTCGTCGTTGGACATCATCGCGCCGGACATCACGAACACGTGCTCCGGCGACATGGCGGTGCCGGCGATCGTGAGCTCGTACCTGCGCCCGTCGAGCACCACGGGGATCCTGTCGCCGGGCGCGAGGCGGTTCGCCTTGGCGAAGGACTCGCTCACCAAGATCTCGTCCGACCGCGACGGGTCGACCATGCGACCTTGGCGGATCCGCACGCCGTTCAGCGGGGGCTCTCCGCGGTCCGGGAGGGAGACCACGAGGCCCGCAGCGGGCTTGCGCTCGTCGAGGGGGAATGTCCCACGCTCGACGACACGCGTGTACACCGTCGCAACGCCGTCGATCTCTTCGATCTGGGCCGCCACGGCCTCGGGGGCGCGGTCGATCGTCGCGAAGACGTCGGCCATGCGCTCTTCTTCGTAGTAGCGCGCGCACGATCCGGAGAGCGATCGGTAGGTTCCGACCGCCGCCACGTAGCTCGCGACGCCGCACGCGACGACGAGCGCGATCGTGACGAGCTGCCCCTTGAGGAGCATCACGTCGCGAAGGAGCTTCCGCGTGAGCGCGGTCACCATACGATCTCGTCGGAGGTGCGGCGGCTCGGGTTCTCGACGTCTTCCTTCACGAGGCCGCCGGAGAGCGTCACAACACGATCGGCGAGGGCCGCGATGGGCGCGTTGTGCGTGATGATCGCCGTGGTGGTGCCAAGCTCCCGGTTCACCTTTTCGAGCACCGAAAGCACGAGGCGGCCGGTCTTGAAGTCGAGCGCGCCCGTGGGCTCGTCGCACAGGAGCACGTCGGGGCGCTTGGCGACCGCGCGCGCGATGGCCACACGCTGCTGCTCGCCGCCCGAGAGGTTCGCCGGGAAGTGGTCCATGCGGTCCTCGAGGCCGACGAGGCGCATCACCTCGACCACGTCCATCGGGTCGTCGGCGATGTCGGTCACGAGGGCGACGTTCTCGCGCGCGGTGAGGCTCGGCACCAGGTTGTAGAACTGGAACACGAAGCCCACGTGCTCGCGCCGGTAACGCGTGAGCGCAGCTTCGGCCGCCCCCTCGAGCGGGGTACCTCGGTAGCTCATCGTGCCCGCGCTGGGTACGTCGAGGCCACCCAGGATGTTGAGCAGCGTCGATTTTCCGCTGCCCGAGGCGCCGAGCAGCACGACGAGCTCGCCCTCGGCGAGGTGAAAGTCGACGCCCGCGAGCGCGTTCACCAAGACCTCGCCCATGCGGTAGACCTTCGTGAGTCCCCGCCCGACGATGACCTCGGTGCGGGAGGTCATCCGCGCTCGCGCAGGGGGCGCTTCAGCACGAACGTGGCGCCGTGCGAGTAGCCGTGAGTCGAGCGCTGGACCGCAGATGCCACCTCCCACCCGTCCTTCCCCAGCGGCGCGAGGATCGCTTCGAGCCGCTCCGACACGAGCCCATCATTTTCGACGTGAATGGCCTTGTACTCCCACATGCCCGGGACGTCTGGAAGATTCGTGCCAGGAGGCATGACGCGCCGGGGACGCGGATCGACGGCGCGCGGCGGGGAGTCGCTTGCGCCTCACACGCAACGTTTGCAGCACGAGGGGCAAGAGCGCACCGATCGTGGCCCCCCAGCGTTGTCATGCGCCTTGCTTCGGGCTCGATGGATCATGGCTTCACCGTTCTCCGCCTGTGCGCTCGTGTGCCCCCGTTGCCGGCACGTCGACGGTGCGGGCACCCTCGTCGTGGGAGACCTCGTCGACCAGCGGACGCGAGCCAAGGCGATCCCGGGCGAGCTCGACGCGAGCTTCGCGCTCGAGTGCACACGCTGCACGGCGAGCTACCCCGTGGTGCGCGGGATCCCCATCGTGCTTCCCTCCCCCGAGGCGCTGACCCTCGAGCACACACCGCTCGGGGACCTCACCGAGGCGCCCTTGGAGACCCGGCTCGCGGCCCTCGACGGGCACGCCCCTGCGAGCGAGCTCGTTCGTTCGAGCGCGAGGCTCGGGCGTTGGGCCATGGCCCACTTTCGGGACCACGCGGAGGCGCGGCTCGGGCACGCGTCTCCTTTCGACGCCCAAGACGGCGCGATTCATCCGGTCGAGGTCGTCGCGTGGCTCGAGGCGCTCTCGCCCGCGTCCGACGGCGACGTGCTCGGTGTCATGGGCTCCGGGCCGGGGCGCGAGGCGTGGGAGTCCACGTGCGCGACGCTGCTCGTCGACGCGCATCTCCCGTCGCTCCTCTTGTCGCGTAGGCTCGCGCGCGAAGGGGCCGTGGACGTCGCCGTCCCGCGCGACCCTCGGAGCTTTCGAGGCGTTCGGATCTCTTGGCCCGAGAGGCCGAAGGCCGACGTGGCGTGGGTATGTGCCGACGTGCACGATCCTCCTTTTCGGGCCGGGGCGTTCACCCGCACGCTCGCCGAGAACCTGCTCGACTCGGTCGCCGATCCGACGCTCGTGTTTCGGCAGCTCGGGGCCCTCACCGCGCCGGGGGGCCCGCTCGTCGTGACCTCGCCGTTCGCGTTCCGCGAGGAGGTCACCCCCGTCGAACGTTGGCTCGGTGACGCTCGGACCTCGGCCCCCGACGCCCTGGTCGCCCTGGCGGAGGTGAGCCGGCTCCGCCTCCAAGCGCGGCGGGAGCTTCCATTTACCCTGCGAGCCCACGATCGTGAGGCTGCGGCCTACGCGAGCCTCGGCCTCGCCTTTCGAAAGGATGCGCGATGAACTGCACACGACGCTCCGGTCGCGCCCTTGGCTTCGCGCTCGTCGCGCTGCTCGCGGCCCTCGTCGCCGACGGTCGGGGCCCTACGACGACGACGTGCACGACGACCGATCGCGAGGCCCTCTGGCTCGCTCCGCTCCTCGTGCCCGAGGCGCACGCCGAGGCGCCGCCACCGTCGAGACCCGGCGCCAAGCCCACCTCCGAGCTCGACGGGGAGTGGAGCGGCTCGGCCGTGATGACCGGCGCGTCGAGCCCGTACAAGCCCGTCGAGGCCGCGATCGCTCCGTACCTCAACGTGACGCACACCATGGACGGCGACGCCACGGCGACCGCCGGGGGCATGACGATGGCCTTCCGAGGGAAGGACGGGAGCCTATGGACCTGCCCGTTCACCGTCTCGGGCTCGGCGGTCTCGTGCGTCACGACGGTGAACGGGTACCGCATGACCATGACCGGGACGCTCACGCGCGACGCGCGGTCCCTCCGGATCTCGGGCACGTGGACGGCGACGCAGCCGATGATCACGATCCGCGGCACGTTCACCCAGACGAAGCCGCTCGACGACATCGAGATCGAGCTGCTCCACCCGGCCGGCAAGAGCCCGAAGGTCTTCACGAAGGGCTGGATGTTCGGCGCGCGGTGCGTCCGCGCCAAAGGAACGAAGGAGGAGAAGGATCTCTCGGCGGAGGTAGTCTGGGGTGGGACAGCCAGCTTCGCGCCGCCGAAGGGCACGCCCGTTCGCCCGACGTTCAACTACGCCGGCGCGAACGAGCTCACGATCACGTGCGACGGGAAGAAGAAGACGTTCGCGATCGAGACCGTGCGCACGACAGGGTTCGCGCGCCTCGCCGACCTCGCCCAGGCGCCCGCCGATGCCCATGGGTGCCCGGCGTGCCCTCACCCCGTGATCGGCCCCATCGTCATGGGCAGCCCGACGGTCACGGTCGACGGGCTCCCCGCTGCGCGGCAAGGCGACTACGGCACCCACGCGGCGTGTTGCGGTCCGAACATGTACCGAATCACGGGAGGCAACCGGGCCGGGGTGCTCATCGATGGTGTCCCCGCTGCGGAGCTCGGCGCTGCCACGGCGCACTGCGGCGGCGTGGGGACCATCATCCGAGGCTCTCCGGGAGGGAACGAGCCCGACGCTCCACCATCGGGAGGCGGCCTCTTCGGAGCCCCAGGTCCGACGCCCGTCCGGCGCGTTCCGCAAGCCTCGTCGGCTCCTCCACCGCCGCCCCCAGGTCCACCCGGTCCTCCGCCTCCGCCCCTGCCGATCGCCGACGTATCGGGCGGCGTCCCTCAGACGTTCCGCACGTCGGCGACCGAGACCAAGGTCCTAAGGAGCACACCGCCCGGGAAGACGACGCCCGCGTCCGCGATCTCGGTGCTCCCCGGCTCGGTGGTCGAGCGGCTCGCCGACGGACAGCTCCGCATCGACGAAGGCGGCGCCATCGTGACCACCCTCCCGCCCGCGAAGCAGGTCATCGTCACGAAAGAGGGCACGATCGAGCTCGGCTCGCAGGCGCGCATCGTCCGCCTCTCCGACGGTGTGGACGTGGCGCTCCTCTCGGGCGCCGCGACGATTCGCCCGGCGCGCGGAGAGGCGATCGTGCTCGCCGCCGGCACGTCGGTGCGGTTCTCCGCCCGTGGGGCCCTCGGGCCTCCCACACCGCTCACCCCCCAAGGAAGCGCCTCTGCGGTGCGCCCCTTCGTCGACCCGAAGAGCGCGACGAACGAGCTCCGCGCGCCCGCCGAGGCGGGGCCGTCACGCACGGTGTGGGCCCTCGCGGGCGTCGCGGGCTTGGGCGTCATCGCGCTCGGTGTGGGGCTCGGCGTGGGGCTCTCGCGGCGGAAACGCGCGCCGACACCAGGAGCCATCCCGCAGCCTTCGCCCTCGCAGCCCGCCTACCCCCAGGCGCAGCACAGGCCTCCTTCGCCCTCGCAGCCCGCTTACCCCCAGGCGCAGCACAGGCCTCCTTCGCCCTCGCAGCCCGCTTACCCGCAGGCCCAGCACAGGCCTCCTTCGCCCTCGCAGCCCGCTTACCCGCACGCCCAGCACAGGCCTCCTTCGCCCTCGCAGCCCGCTTACCCGCAGGCGCAGTACAGGCCTCCTTCGCCCTCGCAGCCCGCCTACCCGCAGGCGCAGCACAGGCCTCCTTCGCCCTCGCAGCCCGCTTACCCGCAGGCGCAACACAGGCCTCCTTCGCCCTCGCAGCCCGCTTACCCCCAGGCGCAGCACAGGCCTCCTTCGCCCTCGCAGCCCGCTTACCCGCAGGGCCACGGCCATCACGACGGGCACCCTCCCGCGGCGGTCCCGACGCCCCCCGGGCCTCGTCCGCCGTCGCGGCCCGACTCCTGACACGGCACGCAGGGCTTGCGTCGCGCTCGCACCGCGTGCACCCAGGAGCGCGGTCTCGATGCCAGATTCTGGCCTAGTTTCGGACATTTGCAGACGCGACACTCGGGGCACGTCGCTTGCGTAGAAGCCGGGCATGCGCGCCGAAGTCCCCATGACCCGAAAAGTCATCGTCGTCCCTCCCGAGCTCACGCTCCGCTCCGCCTGGCACGTCATGCAGCGCGAGCGTATCCGGCACCTGCCGGTCGTCCGCGCGGGTGCGCTCGTCGGCGTGCTGTCCGACCGCGACGTGCTCACGCGCTCCACCATGACCAAGAGCGGCCACCTCGAGGTCCCCACGGACGTCGTCGTCGGCGAGGCCATGACCCACACGCCGCTCGCGACCTGCGAGGTCGACACCGACATCCGCGAGCTCGTCCAGGTGATGACCGAGCGAAAGATCGACGCCATCCCCGTGGTGCGCGGCCTCAAGCTCGTCGGGCTCGTCACGAGCACGGACCTCTTGCTCCTCCTCCTCGACAAGGACGAGGCGCGGCCCCTGCCCTTCGATTTCGAGCTGGTCGACGAGCCGGCCCACATGATGGCCTGAGCCTCGCGCGCATCGGCGGTTGACCGGGAGGGCGTGAGGCGCGAACGTCTCGCGCCGTGAGACGCGCCCCGCCCATGCTCGTCGCCGTCGTCGCGACGCTCGCGATGACGGTGAGCTACCTCGACCGTCAGACGCTCTCGGCCATCGCGCCGACGGTGCGGTCGGAGCTCGGCATTTCGCACACCGAGCTCGGGTGGCTCGGCTCGGGGTTCGCGTTCGCCTACCTCGTCTTCTCGCCCATCTCCGGGCGCCTCGTCGACCGCATCGGCCCGCGGAGGACGCTCGCCGCCGCGTTCGTGGGATGGTCGCTGGTCTCGGCGATGCACGCGCTCGCTGGCTCGTTCGTGTCGCTCTTCGTGCTGCGTGTCCTGCTCGGGGCGCTCGAGTCCCCCTCGTTCCCGGCCGCGGCGCGGACCATTCACACGCACGTGCCCCCCGCGCGTCGCTCCGCCGCGACGGGCCTCCTCTTCACCGGGAGCTCGATCGGGGCCATGATCGCAGCGCCCCTCGCCACCTCCCTCACGCACGCGTACGGCTTCCGGAGGACCTTCGTGCTCACGGCGGCGATCGGGTTCGCGTGGCTGCCCCTGTGGCTCCTCGTCTCGCCGCCGGACGACACCCACGGCGAGGCGAAGGAGGCGCCCGCGGTCCCCGTCCGTGAGGTGCTCGGCCACCGCGCCTTCGTACGGCAAGCCCTCGTCGTGCTCGGGTCGGCGCCGGCGATCCTGGTGGTGCTCTCGTGGTACCCCCAGCTCCTCCACGAGACGTGCGACGTGCCGAAGCACGCCGTCGGCCACTACCTGTGGGTGCCCCCGCTCGCCTTCGACGTCGCGGCCATCGCGTTCGGAGTCGCCGCGTCACGCAGGGATCGCACGGCCAAGGACGCGCATCACGCGCACCACGATCTGCTCGCCGTGGCGGCCCTCGCGACCACCACGCTCGCGCTCGTCCCGCTCGTCGGCTCGGCGTGGGGAAAGGTCGCCCTCGGGAGCGTGTCGCTCGCGGGTGGAGCCGGCATGTACGTCGTGGGGACGTCCGATCTCCTCCGCCGCATCGACCCGCGCGCGGCCGCGCTCGCCGGGGGCCTCTCGGCCGCGATCCAGTCGATCGTGCACGTCGCCGCGAACCCGATCTTCGGGGCCGTGGTCGACCGCACCCACACGTGGGGCGCGGTGACGGCCGTCGGGCTTGCGGCGCTCCCGTGCGCGGCCCTGTGGTCGGCGCTCGCGCGACCCAAGGCTCCTTCGCAAGCCCGATGACGTGCCTGCTACCCTTCGAGGCATGCACGACCCGAGCTGGCTCGCCCCGACGACCTTCGTCGACTCCGATCACCCCCGCGTGATCGCGTTCGCGCGCGAGGTCTGCGGCGAGGCCGAGACCACAAAGGAGCGCGCGACCCGGCTTTTTCGCGCCGTGCGCGAGCGGTTTCGCTACGACCCGTACTCGTTCTCCCCCGACCCGAGCGCCCTCAAGGCAAGCTCCATCCTGGCCCACGACCGCGCCTGGTGCGTCCCCAAGGCCGTCGTTCTCTGCGCGGCCGCGCGGGCGGTAGGCATCCCGGCGCGGCTCGGCTTCGCCGACGTCCGGAACCACCTCGCGAGCGAGAAGCTCCTCCGTGTCCTCGGGACCGATCTCTTCGTCTTTCACGGGTACGTCGAGCTGGCCATCGACGGGGCGAACGTGCTCGCGACCCCGGCGTTCAACTCCGCACTCTGCGAGCGCTTCGGGGTGCCCGTGCTCGAGCTCGACGGGGAGCACGACGCCATGCTCCAGGCGTTCGACGCCGAAGGGAGGAGGCACATGGAGTACGTGCGCGACCGAGGGAGGTTCACGGACCTCCCCTTCGACGCGATCATGGCCGCGTTTCGCGAGCACTACACGCGGGGGATCCCTCGACAGGCCGAGGACAGCGCCCCCGACGAGGTCTTCCAGGGGTGATCGCCTCAGGCGCGCGCGCGCCGAAGAGCGGCGCGGCTCACCCACTTTCGAAGCTCTTCGAGCGCGAGCAGCACGAAGGGGACGGGCGCGACGAGCGCGAGCGTGCCGAGCCCGAGCGGCGCCGTCCCGAAGAGCGCTTGGCCCCAAGGGGTGTACACGACGAGAGCCGAGAGAACGATCTCGACGGTGACACCGAGCACGAGCAGGCGGCTCGTGAACGGCGACCGCGCGAACGCCGACGCGTGGGAGCTGCGGCACGCGAGCACGTTGCCGACCTGCGCCGCCACGATCGCCACGAACGTCGCCGTCGTCGCCGTCCGGTAGAGCGGATCACCCGCCGAGAGGCCCCCGTGCGTGTAGCCACCGCGTGAGAGCACCGCGAAGAACACCGCCATCGCGAGCCCGGCCTCGATGCCCCCGAGCCACACGTACGCCCGGAAGAGCGTCGCGCGGTCGAGCAGGCGCTCCCGCGCCGATCGAGGAGGACGCGTCATCACGTCGGGCTCGGGGGGGTCGGCGCCGAGGCCGAGCGCGGGGAGCATGTCGGTGCCGAGGTCGACCGCGAGCACCTGCACGATGGTGAGGGCGAGCGGCACGCGGAAGAGCACGAACGCCAAATACGGAACGATCTCGGGGACGTTCGACGTCAAAATGTACGTCATGAACTTTCGCAGGTTGTCCCACACGGCGCGCCCCTCTTCGATCGCGGCCACGATCGCCGAGAAGTCGTCGTCGACGAGCACGATGTCGGCCGCCTCCCGCGCGACGTCGCTCCCGCTCTTCCCCATCGCCACGCCGACGTCCGCCGCCTTCAGGGCCGGGGCGTCGTTCACGCCGTCGCCCGTGACGGCGACCACGTGTCCCTTTCGCTGGAGCGCGAGCACCACACGGAGCTTCTGCTCGGCGCTCACCCGCGCGAACACGCCCTCCTCGGCGTCGAGCACCTCGGAGAGCGCCGCGTCGTCGAGCTCGCGGAGCTCCTTGCCGGTTCGTGCCCGCGTGGCGTCCGCCCGCGCGATCCCGACACGACGCGCGATCGCGAGGCCCGTGGTCGGGTGGTCCCCCGTGGCCATGACCACACGGATGCCGGCGCTTCGTGCGGTGGCGACGGCGGCGGCCACGCCCTCCCTCGGAGGATCCTCGAGCCCCACGAGCCCGTAGACGACGAGCTCCCGTTCCAGGTCGTTGCCGTCGATCTCTCCGCCCTCGGCTCTCCGCCCGGCGAGCGCGAGCACCCGGAGGCCATCACGCGCCATCGCCTCGGCCGCGGCCAGCACCTCCGCCGTCGCTCCACCATCGAGGGCCACGATCCCGTCACGCGCTCGGATCGACCTGGCGACCGCCAAGACGCTCTCGGGCGCTCCCTTGGCCAGCACCCACGGCCCGTCGGGGGACATCACGGCGACGCTCATCCGCCTCCGGTCGGCGTCGAAAGGCATCGCGCCTATGCGGGTCCACGCGTCGACGGGCTCCTCGCCCCGGCCGACGCGGACCACGAGCTCGATCTCGAGCGGATCGCCGAGCCTCTGGCCCGTCCCGTCGATCACCGTGTCGTGGCAGAGCCGCGCGCACACGCGGAGGTCGTGAGCGAAGGCCACCTCGCCGAGCCCGTCGATCTCGAAGGTGTCTCCCGCGACCCACGCGCGCCGCGCCACCATCCGGCCCTCGGTGAGGGTGCCGGTCTTGTCGGTGACGATCACCGTGGCGGCGCCGAGCGACTCGACGGCCGTAAGGTGCCGCACCACCACCTTGCGCTTGGCCATGCGCTGGCCCGCCATGGCGAGCGAGAGCGTCACCGTCGGCAAGAGCCCCTCGGGGACGTTCGCGGCGATGATGCCGATCCCGAACACGAGGCTCTCGAAGAGGGGGAGCCCGAGGGCGTGCCCCAGCACCGAGAACGACACGCCGAGCCCCACCGCGAACGCCGACACCACCCGGGAGAGGCGATGGATCTCGCGGACGAGCGGAGACTGCGGCGGCGTACCCCCTTGGGCGAGCCGAGCGATCCGTCCGAGCTCGGTGCGCCCTCCCGTCGCGGTCACCAAGGCGAGCGCGGTCCCGGCCACGACCTCGGTGCCCGCGAGCAATATGCATCGTGCATGCAAGAGATCGTCGTCGGGGGCGGCCGGTAGCGCGTCGCGCGACCGCGGCTGAGACTCCCCGGTGACCGCCGACGTGTCGACCATGAGCGCCGACGCCTCGAGCACCCTCGCGTCGGCCGGCACCTCGTCGCCGGCCTGGAGGAGCACGACGTCCCCGGGGACCACGGCGTCGACCTCGACGACCTCGACGGCGCCGCCCCGCCGCACGCGCACCGAGTGCGGGAGGAGCTCTTCGAGCGCGGCGAGGACGCGCTCGGTGCGGAGCTCCTGCCAGAACGAGAACGCCGCGTTCACCAGCACGACCGCCACGATGGCCACGCCGAGCACCCGCATGCCCTGCCCTGGATCGACCGCGTCGGCCACGAAGCAGAGCGCCGCGGCGATCCACAGCACGATGGCCAGGAAGTGGACGAGCTCCCGCAGGAACCGAGTGATCCGTGACGTACGCCGCACACG from Myxococcales bacterium carries:
- a CDS encoding ABC transporter permease; this translates as MVTALTRKLLRDVMLLKGQLVTIALVVACGVASYVAAVGTYRSLSGSCARYYEEERMADVFATIDRAPEAVAAQIEEIDGVATVYTRVVERGTFPLDERKPAAGLVVSLPDRGEPPLNGVRIRQGRMVDPSRSDEILVSESFAKANRLAPGDRIPVVLDGRRYELTIAGTAMSPEHVFVMSGAMMSNDDKRFGVFWMARPALSAAFRKEGMFNDVVLRLRPGASERTVLANVDRVLAPYGGRGAVAREKQLSNKMLQGELSQLRGMGVIVPAIFLGVAAFLLNVVLARLIELQRGQIAVLKALGYTGLELGRHYLELMGVIVAVGIVSGLPLGHWVGVSWTEMYRPYFRFPDLAFRLEGDLVAVGVLVSLGSAAFGALRTVWSVARLPPAEAMSPPSPPVYGSSLAERFGLFRPFGTAARMVLRDMLRRPLRMLLAAFGVSTAMAVLVLGLFSSDVIDFFMDVQFARGVREDLLVTLAKPVPVHDLGAIRAMPGVLRVEAERNVGVRFRHGHHFREGSLTGRSRDATLRRVVDVHGKVLVPPVEGVVLSSKLAEVLDIRPGDELSIEVLEGARKTLRLPVAGVVDDMMGLTGTMEIGKLASVLGEDLTVNMAYLALDPRESEGIEARLAKVPLVMGTGRRADVVAAFRDQTAESMLLFSAILTVFAAIISVGVVYNTARVSLSMRSRELASLRVLGFTRAEVSSILLGELFVIVLLSVPMGLPMGRFFAVAMMSSVDVEQVRFPVVISLRTYAYAVSVVVASALASALFVRRKLDALDLVGVLKTRE
- a CDS encoding PAAR domain-containing protein produces the protein MFGARCVRAKGTKEEKDLSAEVVWGGTASFAPPKGTPVRPTFNYAGANELTITCDGKKKTFAIETVRTTGFARLADLAQAPADAHGCPACPHPVIGPIVMGSPTVTVDGLPAARQGDYGTHAACCGPNMYRITGGNRAGVLIDGVPAAELGAATAHCGGVGTIIRGSPGGNEPDAPPSGGGLFGAPGPTPVRRVPQASSAPPPPPPGPPGPPPPPLPIADVSGGVPQTFRTSATETKVLRSTPPGKTTPASAISVLPGSVVERLADGQLRIDEGGAIVTTLPPAKQVIVTKEGTIELGSQARIVRLSDGVDVALLSGAATIRPARGEAIVLAAGTSVRFSARGALGPPTPLTPQGSASAVRPFVDPKSATNELRAPAEAGPSRTVWALAGVAGLGVIALGVGLGVGLSRRKRAPTPGAIPQPSPSQPAYPQAQHRPPSPSQPAYPQAQHRPPSPSQPAYPQAQHRPPSPSQPAYPHAQHRPPSPSQPAYPQAQYRPPSPSQPAYPQAQHRPPSPSQPAYPQAQHRPPSPSQPAYPQAQHRPPSPSQPAYPQGHGHHDGHPPAAVPTPPGPRPPSRPDS
- a CDS encoding cation-transporting P-type ATPase, producing MDLTETPEDALARLGSRAEGLTREEVARRLAEVGPNRVERVRRTSRITRFLRELVHFLAIVLWIAAALCFVADAVDPGQGMRVLGVAIVAVVLVNAAFSFWQELRTERVLAALEELLPHSVRVRRGGAVEVVEVDAVVPGDVVLLQAGDEVPADARVLEASALMVDTSAVTGESQPRSRDALPAAPDDDLLHARCILLAGTEVVAGTALALVTATGGRTELGRIARLAQGGTPPQSPLVREIHRLSRVVSAFAVGLGVSFSVLGHALGLPLFESLVFGIGIIAANVPEGLLPTVTLSLAMAGQRMAKRKVVVRHLTAVESLGAATVIVTDKTGTLTEGRMVARRAWVAGDTFEIDGLGEVAFAHDLRVCARLCHDTVIDGTGQRLGDPLEIELVVRVGRGEEPVDAWTRIGAMPFDADRRRMSVAVMSPDGPWVLAKGAPESVLAVARSIRARDGIVALDGGATAEVLAAAEAMARDGLRVLALAGRRAEGGEIDGNDLERELVVYGLVGLEDPPREGVAAAVATARSAGIRVVMATGDHPTTGLAIARRVGIARADATRARTGKELRELDDAALSEVLDAEEGVFARVSAEQKLRVVLALQRKGHVVAVTGDGVNDAPALKAADVGVAMGKSGSDVAREAADIVLVDDDFSAIVAAIEEGRAVWDNLRKFMTYILTSNVPEIVPYLAFVLFRVPLALTIVQVLAVDLGTDMLPALGLGADPPEPDVMTRPPRSARERLLDRATLFRAYVWLGGIEAGLAMAVFFAVLSRGGYTHGGLSAGDPLYRTATTATFVAIVAAQVGNVLACRSSHASAFARSPFTSRLLVLGVTVEIVLSALVVYTPWGQALFGTAPLGLGTLALVAPVPFVLLALEELRKWVSRAALRRARA
- a CDS encoding CBS domain-containing protein; this translates as MRAEVPMTRKVIVVPPELTLRSAWHVMQRERIRHLPVVRAGALVGVLSDRDVLTRSTMTKSGHLEVPTDVVVGEAMTHTPLATCEVDTDIRELVQVMTERKIDAIPVVRGLKLVGLVTSTDLLLLLLDKDEARPLPFDFELVDEPAHMMA
- a CDS encoding DUF4177 domain-containing protein yields the protein MPPGTNLPDVPGMWEYKAIHVENDGLVSERLEAILAPLGKDGWEVASAVQRSTHGYSHGATFVLKRPLRERG
- a CDS encoding ABC transporter ATP-binding protein; its protein translation is MTSRTEVIVGRGLTKVYRMGEVLVNALAGVDFHLAEGELVVLLGASGSGKSTLLNILGGLDVPSAGTMSYRGTPLEGAAEAALTRYRREHVGFVFQFYNLVPSLTARENVALVTDIADDPMDVVEVMRLVGLEDRMDHFPANLSGGEQQRVAIARAVAKRPDVLLCDEPTGALDFKTGRLVLSVLEKVNRELGTTTAIITHNAPIAALADRVVTLSGGLVKEDVENPSRRTSDEIVW
- a CDS encoding MFS transporter translates to MRRAPPMLVAVVATLAMTVSYLDRQTLSAIAPTVRSELGISHTELGWLGSGFAFAYLVFSPISGRLVDRIGPRRTLAAAFVGWSLVSAMHALAGSFVSLFVLRVLLGALESPSFPAAARTIHTHVPPARRSAATGLLFTGSSIGAMIAAPLATSLTHAYGFRRTFVLTAAIGFAWLPLWLLVSPPDDTHGEAKEAPAVPVREVLGHRAFVRQALVVLGSAPAILVVLSWYPQLLHETCDVPKHAVGHYLWVPPLAFDVAAIAFGVAASRRDRTAKDAHHAHHDLLAVAALATTTLALVPLVGSAWGKVALGSVSLAGGAGMYVVGTSDLLRRIDPRAAALAGGLSAAIQSIVHVAANPIFGAVVDRTHTWGAVTAVGLAALPCAALWSALARPKAPSQAR
- a CDS encoding transglutaminase family protein, whose protein sequence is MHDPSWLAPTTFVDSDHPRVIAFAREVCGEAETTKERATRLFRAVRERFRYDPYSFSPDPSALKASSILAHDRAWCVPKAVVLCAAARAVGIPARLGFADVRNHLASEKLLRVLGTDLFVFHGYVELAIDGANVLATPAFNSALCERFGVPVLELDGEHDAMLQAFDAEGRRHMEYVRDRGRFTDLPFDAIMAAFREHYTRGIPRQAEDSAPDEVFQG